Proteins co-encoded in one Dyella japonica A8 genomic window:
- a CDS encoding SphA family protein produces MKRLLSGFLVLAILGSLPAHATEGGVGRSITGLQAASYSGLVPPASGWNWQLGYAYYKGDISGSKEVPLTGGGSSLGIRAEFQLFSAVGMYIWNTKPSSWNFASMVDLPFAYVGATADLDLGQFHRSVHDSTTGLYDMTFVPIIASHHFSQTQHLSLALYIEAPTGSYTKGRLANASLNTWVFTPTVGYTQLFSQGSLEWSTTAGVDFYTKDNATDYQNGSVFHLDSLLVQRFPTGWGIGAVGGWIYQIDKDTGPLADRLNGFKGRAVSLGPMVNYLKKWQGGQVEFSLRWLHEFDVKNRTQGNPAMLSATISL; encoded by the coding sequence ATGAAGCGACTTCTCTCGGGTTTCCTTGTCCTGGCCATTCTCGGCAGCCTTCCGGCGCACGCGACAGAAGGCGGTGTCGGACGTTCGATTACCGGCCTGCAGGCCGCTTCGTACTCCGGGCTGGTACCGCCTGCGTCCGGGTGGAACTGGCAGCTGGGCTATGCGTACTACAAGGGTGACATCAGCGGTTCGAAGGAAGTCCCGCTGACCGGTGGTGGTTCGTCGCTGGGCATCAGGGCGGAGTTCCAGCTCTTCTCGGCGGTGGGCATGTATATCTGGAACACCAAGCCGTCATCGTGGAATTTCGCCTCGATGGTCGACCTGCCGTTCGCCTACGTGGGGGCGACCGCGGACCTGGACCTGGGGCAGTTCCATCGCAGCGTGCACGACAGCACGACCGGCCTGTACGACATGACGTTCGTGCCCATCATCGCCAGCCACCATTTCAGCCAGACGCAGCACCTGTCGCTGGCGCTGTACATCGAGGCCCCGACGGGCAGCTACACCAAGGGGCGGCTGGCCAATGCCAGCCTCAATACCTGGGTGTTCACCCCCACCGTGGGCTACACGCAGTTGTTCAGCCAAGGCTCGCTGGAATGGAGCACGACGGCCGGTGTGGATTTCTATACCAAGGACAATGCCACCGACTACCAGAATGGCTCGGTGTTCCATCTCGATTCGCTGTTGGTGCAGCGCTTTCCCACGGGTTGGGGCATTGGGGCCGTGGGTGGATGGATCTATCAGATCGACAAGGACACCGGCCCGCTCGCCGATCGTTTGAATGGCTTCAAGGGACGCGCTGTGTCGCTGGGTCCCATGGTGAACTACCTGAAGAAGTGGCAGGGCGGCCAGGTCGAATTTTCGCTGCGCTGGCTGCACGAGTTCGATGTGAAGAACCGCACGCAGGGCAACCCTGCGATGCTGTCGGCGACGATTTCGCTCTAG
- a CDS encoding AI-2E family transporter: protein MSSQAPASPAASASQRAVVIVAAACVLALLYFGREVLVPIVLAVFLSLLVAPWVRLSRRVGLGHGASVLIAVLALVVVVSGLATMIGTQVVHVARSLPQYEVTIRTKVKSLREETLGRLDFLQGELGKVIDGGGQGAAPAPAGTAAPAFVAPPYLTNAPAEAKPAQAPGKTSSPPLALLTRVLSTAWVPLETAGIVLVVLIFVLLEHESLRDRFIRLAGGTDLRATTAAINDAGERLSRFFISTFSVNFSVGVAIWLGLTVIGVPSAPLWGALTAALRFVPYIGVWLVAALVSLFAAAVAPGWSLLAMTIVLYLFVEIVVSQLIEPFLYGHTTGLSPLAVVVAAIFWSWLWGPVGLLMSTPLTLCLVVAGRHVKALDLLNVLLGDAPALTMPQRVYQRALSGDANEILSEARDFLKRKSFAAYCDAVLLPALQLARVDLGAGAISTVQQTSVKRTIVTVVEALDSHESKWTRWRRRASVLEDASIGRSLRLHREEAYGRWQGPLAVPAGSVVLCLGLGSVANDLSAELLTRILRDLHIDARHLSIDDFTAFDAEPHPDATPNAVSMVYVVSANPAAEQGAFDDAVAMVRARIPGACIVGVLFPEPLATVETALPANADVNEVVRSLEQAAQQAIARIPESGAAVA from the coding sequence ATGTCGTCGCAAGCCCCCGCATCGCCTGCCGCCTCGGCCAGCCAGCGCGCGGTCGTCATCGTCGCCGCGGCCTGCGTGCTGGCACTGCTGTACTTCGGGCGGGAGGTGCTGGTGCCGATCGTCCTGGCGGTGTTTCTCAGCCTGTTGGTGGCGCCGTGGGTGCGCCTGTCCCGTCGCGTCGGTTTGGGCCACGGCGCGTCAGTGCTGATCGCCGTACTGGCGCTGGTGGTCGTGGTCTCCGGCCTGGCCACCATGATCGGCACCCAGGTGGTGCACGTGGCGCGCAGCCTGCCGCAGTACGAAGTGACCATCCGCACCAAGGTGAAATCGCTGCGCGAGGAGACGCTGGGGCGGCTGGATTTCCTCCAGGGCGAACTGGGCAAGGTGATCGACGGCGGTGGGCAGGGCGCCGCGCCGGCACCCGCCGGCACGGCCGCACCGGCCTTCGTGGCGCCGCCCTACCTCACCAACGCGCCGGCCGAAGCCAAGCCAGCGCAGGCACCGGGCAAGACATCCTCTCCGCCACTGGCGTTGCTGACGCGCGTGTTGTCCACCGCGTGGGTGCCGCTGGAAACCGCGGGCATCGTGCTGGTGGTGCTGATCTTCGTGTTGCTGGAGCACGAGTCCCTGCGCGATCGCTTCATCCGGCTGGCGGGTGGCACCGACCTGCGCGCCACCACGGCGGCGATCAACGACGCGGGCGAACGCCTGTCGCGCTTCTTCATCTCCACCTTCTCGGTGAACTTCAGTGTCGGCGTGGCGATCTGGCTGGGCCTCACCGTGATCGGTGTGCCCAGCGCGCCGCTATGGGGCGCCCTCACGGCAGCCCTGCGTTTCGTGCCTTACATCGGCGTGTGGCTGGTGGCGGCCCTGGTGAGCCTGTTCGCGGCGGCGGTGGCGCCGGGCTGGTCGTTGCTGGCGATGACGATCGTGCTCTACCTGTTCGTGGAGATCGTGGTGTCGCAGCTGATCGAGCCCTTTCTCTACGGGCACACCACCGGCCTGTCGCCGCTGGCGGTGGTGGTGGCGGCGATCTTCTGGAGCTGGCTGTGGGGGCCGGTGGGCCTGCTCATGTCCACGCCGCTGACCCTTTGCCTGGTGGTGGCCGGCCGGCACGTGAAGGCGCTGGACCTGCTCAACGTGCTGCTTGGCGACGCGCCCGCGCTGACCATGCCGCAGCGCGTGTACCAGCGCGCGTTGTCGGGCGATGCGAACGAGATCCTCAGCGAGGCGCGCGACTTCCTGAAGCGCAAGAGCTTTGCCGCCTATTGCGATGCGGTGTTGCTGCCGGCGTTGCAACTGGCGCGCGTTGATCTTGGGGCCGGTGCGATCAGTACGGTGCAGCAGACCTCGGTGAAACGCACCATCGTGACCGTGGTGGAAGCGCTGGACAGCCACGAGAGCAAGTGGACGCGCTGGCGCCGGCGTGCCTCCGTGCTGGAGGACGCGAGCATCGGCCGCAGCCTGCGCCTGCATCGCGAGGAGGCTTACGGTCGCTGGCAGGGGCCGCTTGCCGTTCCGGCCGGCTCGGTGGTGTTGTGCCTGGGGCTGGGCTCGGTTGCCAACGATCTGTCCGCCGAGCTGCTCACGCGCATCCTGCGTGACCTGCACATCGATGCACGCCATCTTTCCATCGATGATTTCACTGCCTTCGACGCGGAGCCGCATCCGGATGCGACGCCCAATGCGGTGTCGATGGTCTATGTGGTGAGTGCCAACCCCGCCGCCGAGCAGGGCGCTTTCGACGATGCAGTGGCTATGGTGCGTGCCCGCATTCCGGGCGCGTGCATCGTCGGCGTGCTGTTCCCCGAACCGTTGGCGACGGTCGAGACCGCGCTACCCGCCAACGCGGACGTCAATGAAGTGGTGAGGTCGCTGGAGCAGGCCGCGCAACAAGCCATTGCGCGCATTCCCGAGAGCGGTGCCGCTGTGGCCTAA
- a CDS encoding chemotaxis protein CheW, with amino-acid sequence MTQGHNTEDWLSFRIGGQWYAAPLTQVSEVLRDGELTPVPGAAADLLGIRHLRGRIVPVLDGRRRLGLDEEGRVDPFQVRLVMLSHGPHLVGIRVDAIGDLLSAKAADVAPPLPGGAAREDDPVQGVLPSPNGFVALLDVRRLCRLPLEHEAA; translated from the coding sequence ATGACCCAGGGACACAACACCGAGGACTGGCTGTCCTTCCGCATCGGCGGGCAGTGGTATGCCGCGCCGCTGACGCAGGTGAGCGAAGTACTGCGCGACGGCGAGCTCACGCCCGTGCCGGGTGCGGCCGCTGACCTGCTGGGCATTCGCCATCTGCGCGGACGCATCGTGCCGGTACTGGACGGGCGGCGTCGCCTCGGACTCGACGAGGAAGGGCGGGTGGACCCGTTCCAGGTGCGCCTGGTGATGCTCTCGCACGGTCCGCACCTGGTGGGCATCCGCGTGGATGCCATTGGCGACCTGTTGTCGGCCAAGGCGGCCGACGTTGCGCCACCGCTGCCCGGCGGCGCGGCGCGCGAGGATGACCCCGTGCAGGGCGTACTGCCCTCGCCGAACGGCTTCGTGGCCTTGCTCGACGTTCGTCGGCTGTGCCGCCTGCCGCTGGAGCACGAGGCGGCCTGA
- the motD gene encoding flagellar motor protein MotD has protein sequence MARKKKHHEDHVNHEAWAIPYADLMTLLLAFFVVMYAVSVVNEGKYRVMSNSIIEAFNGSSHVIAAMPQTRAQPHNVDPAIASPQSRPGAATTPVSVPIPARPQLVRVADSRSGSESQEKRNLESIRDQVQRALQPLIDKQMVIVRKTTSWLEIELRTDILFASGAARLSPEANDILDNMASILKPFPNAVRIEGYTDDRPINTALYPSNWELSAARAASVARLFSEQGVDPSRLGIMGWGEYRPSADNTTADGRNHNRRVLIVVLSEEDAPKRFLNDLQNGQLTADDRGAPAPSVSAAPAAPAAVVAVAPAAGKSAPIVEVVAPKPVEDAPVNKVILARPVRTAQQDGDARPDLAPQVSLPDVAAGAISVGGARVSSPEHGP, from the coding sequence GTGGCCAGGAAGAAAAAACATCACGAGGACCACGTCAACCACGAGGCATGGGCGATCCCCTATGCCGACCTGATGACGCTGCTGCTGGCCTTCTTCGTGGTGATGTACGCGGTCTCCGTGGTGAACGAGGGCAAGTACCGCGTGATGTCCAACTCCATCATCGAGGCGTTCAACGGCTCCAGCCACGTGATCGCCGCGATGCCGCAGACGCGTGCGCAGCCGCACAACGTCGATCCGGCCATTGCGTCACCGCAGTCCCGGCCGGGCGCTGCCACCACCCCGGTGAGCGTGCCGATTCCAGCGCGCCCGCAACTGGTGCGTGTCGCGGATTCGCGCTCGGGCTCGGAGTCACAGGAGAAGCGCAACTTGGAATCGATCCGCGACCAGGTGCAGCGCGCGTTGCAGCCCCTGATCGACAAGCAGATGGTGATCGTGCGCAAGACCACGTCGTGGCTGGAGATCGAGCTGCGCACCGACATCCTGTTCGCCAGCGGCGCGGCCAGGCTCTCGCCCGAGGCGAACGACATCCTCGACAACATGGCGTCCATCCTCAAGCCGTTTCCCAATGCGGTGCGCATCGAGGGCTATACGGATGACCGTCCCATCAATACCGCGCTGTATCCGTCCAACTGGGAGCTGTCCGCCGCGCGCGCCGCGAGCGTGGCGCGACTGTTCTCCGAGCAGGGTGTGGATCCGTCGCGGCTGGGCATCATGGGCTGGGGCGAGTACCGGCCCAGTGCCGACAACACCACGGCGGACGGTCGTAACCACAATCGCCGCGTGTTGATCGTGGTGTTGAGCGAAGAGGACGCGCCCAAGCGCTTCCTCAACGACCTTCAGAACGGCCAGCTGACGGCGGACGATCGCGGTGCGCCCGCGCCGTCCGTGTCGGCAGCGCCCGCAGCGCCCGCTGCCGTGGTCGCGGTGGCACCGGCAGCCGGCAAGTCCGCACCGATCGTGGAAGTGGTGGCGCCCAAGCCGGTGGAAGACGCGCCGGTGAACAAGGTCATCCTCGCCAGACCCGTGCGCACCGCGCAACAGGACGGCGATGCGCGGCCGGATCTTGCGCCGCAGGTTTCCCTGCCCGATGTCGCCGCCGGTGCCATCAGCGTCGGCGGCGCGCGCGTGAGCTCGCCCGAGCATGGCCCGTGA
- a CDS encoding flagellar motor protein — MDLVSLIGTILAFIVIIVGTVLKGSSVEALWNPAAFVIVFLGTIAALLVQNSGKVLKHAMSMFPLVYKPPQHQPSDLISRIVGWSEISRRQGLLGLEPQIDSESDTFVRKGLQLLVDGSEPEAIRGVLEVEVGAREHHDLAGAKVFENAGIFSPTMGIIGAVMGLMAVMQNLADPSKLGHGIAAAFVATIYGVALANLLMLPMSARLKALIHKQTQMREILIEGLVAIAEGANPRQIEAKLQGYLA; from the coding sequence ATGGACCTGGTAAGTCTCATCGGCACGATCCTGGCGTTCATCGTCATCATCGTCGGCACCGTCCTCAAGGGTTCCAGCGTGGAAGCGCTGTGGAACCCGGCCGCGTTCGTCATTGTGTTCCTGGGCACCATCGCCGCGTTGCTGGTGCAGAACTCCGGCAAGGTGCTCAAGCACGCCATGTCGATGTTCCCGCTGGTGTACAAGCCGCCGCAGCATCAGCCATCGGACCTGATCAGCCGCATCGTGGGCTGGAGCGAGATTTCGCGCCGCCAGGGCCTGCTGGGCCTGGAACCGCAGATCGATTCGGAAAGCGACACGTTCGTGCGCAAGGGCCTGCAACTGCTGGTCGACGGCAGCGAGCCGGAGGCCATCCGCGGCGTGCTGGAAGTGGAAGTGGGCGCGCGCGAGCATCACGACCTGGCCGGTGCGAAGGTATTCGAGAACGCCGGCATCTTCTCGCCGACCATGGGCATCATCGGCGCGGTGATGGGCCTGATGGCGGTGATGCAGAACCTGGCCGACCCGAGCAAGCTCGGCCACGGCATCGCCGCCGCGTTCGTGGCCACCATCTACGGCGTGGCGCTGGCCAACCTGCTGATGCTGCCGATGTCGGCCCGCTTGAAGGCGCTGATCCACAAGCAGACGCAGATGCGCGAAATCCTGATCGAAGGCCTGGTCGCGATCGCCGAAGGCGCCAACCCGCGCCAGATCGAAGCCAAGCTTCAAGGCTACCTGGCGTAA
- a CDS encoding chemotaxis protein CheA, whose amino-acid sequence MDPTLDSELRNDFLVEAGELVQRLGEQLIGLEGSPRDAELLNAVFRAFHTVKGGAGFLAIEPMVQLCHHAEDLLNVARNGQLLLDAARMDALLEALDLLNDMMAALAGGQPMAMPPQALLQRLMPGAAAPKPVPKPVAPPVAPPPSDGTIDDSEFEALLDSLYGTGGAPGAPAAESSSGSITDDEFEALLDNLHGKGGMPGAVEAPAAATTAGTISDDEFESLLDNLHGKGGVPGTQASAPVAAPAPAPAASAKAAAPAPENTVRVDTARLDALVHRAGELVLVRNRLLSLAAKNGDETLELAATELDRVADALQNAVLGMRMQPVGRLFQRFPRIVRDLSRQLGKDVELVQEGEGTDLDRSLVEALADPMVHLIRNALDHGLEMPEERERAGKPRKGKVTLGASQRGERIVITVSDDGRGMNPEVLRRKAVEKGLMDEAQASRLTENECYEIIFRPGFSTAATVSDISGRGVGMDVVKTRVVELGGTLSVRSQLGKGSTLELAVPLTLAIQRVLMVRVGARLLALPLSNVDEVFELAPGQQQQLDGRAVASHRGRALALADLGGWVGVEGPSGRHVVVLHIGHMRLGCLVHEVIGREDVMVKPLGPLFEGVPAVAGATVTGDGRLALVMDLAGLSGADGQLLPTLRVNS is encoded by the coding sequence AGCGAGCTGCGCAACGATTTCCTGGTGGAAGCCGGGGAGCTGGTGCAGCGCCTGGGTGAACAGTTGATCGGGCTGGAAGGCTCGCCGCGCGACGCCGAGCTGCTGAACGCCGTGTTCCGCGCGTTCCACACGGTGAAGGGCGGCGCAGGGTTTCTGGCCATCGAGCCGATGGTGCAGTTGTGCCATCACGCCGAGGACCTGCTCAACGTGGCGCGCAACGGGCAGCTGCTGCTCGATGCCGCGCGCATGGACGCACTGCTCGAAGCGCTGGATCTGCTCAACGACATGATGGCCGCGCTGGCCGGTGGCCAGCCGATGGCGATGCCGCCGCAGGCGCTGCTGCAGCGCTTGATGCCCGGTGCGGCGGCTCCCAAGCCGGTGCCCAAGCCCGTCGCTCCGCCGGTGGCGCCGCCGCCCAGTGACGGCACCATTGACGATTCGGAATTCGAGGCCCTGCTGGACAGCCTGTATGGCACCGGTGGCGCACCGGGCGCACCGGCGGCGGAATCGTCCTCGGGCAGCATCACCGACGACGAATTCGAGGCCTTGCTGGACAATCTGCACGGCAAGGGCGGCATGCCCGGTGCGGTGGAAGCGCCGGCGGCGGCCACCACGGCCGGCACGATTTCCGACGACGAATTCGAGTCGCTGCTCGACAATCTCCATGGCAAGGGTGGCGTGCCGGGCACGCAGGCATCCGCACCGGTGGCCGCTCCCGCGCCGGCGCCCGCTGCTTCGGCAAAGGCCGCAGCCCCTGCGCCGGAAAACACCGTGCGCGTGGACACCGCGCGCCTCGATGCACTCGTGCACCGCGCCGGTGAACTGGTGCTGGTGCGCAATCGCCTGCTGAGCCTCGCGGCCAAGAACGGCGACGAAACGCTCGAACTGGCCGCCACGGAACTGGATCGCGTCGCCGACGCCCTGCAGAACGCCGTACTCGGCATGCGCATGCAGCCGGTCGGCCGCTTGTTCCAGCGTTTTCCGCGCATCGTTCGCGACCTGTCGCGCCAGCTCGGCAAGGACGTGGAATTGGTGCAGGAAGGCGAGGGCACTGATCTCGACCGCAGCCTGGTCGAGGCGCTTGCCGACCCCATGGTGCACCTGATCCGCAATGCGCTCGACCACGGCCTGGAAATGCCGGAAGAACGCGAGCGCGCCGGCAAGCCGCGCAAGGGCAAGGTGACGCTGGGTGCGAGTCAGCGCGGCGAGCGCATCGTTATCACCGTGTCCGACGACGGGCGCGGCATGAATCCCGAGGTCCTGCGCCGCAAGGCGGTGGAGAAAGGATTGATGGACGAGGCGCAGGCCTCGCGCCTTACCGAGAACGAATGCTACGAAATCATCTTCCGCCCCGGCTTCAGCACGGCGGCCACCGTCTCCGACATCTCCGGTCGTGGCGTGGGCATGGACGTGGTGAAGACGCGCGTGGTGGAACTGGGCGGCACGCTTTCCGTGCGCTCACAGCTGGGCAAGGGCAGCACGCTGGAATTGGCCGTGCCGCTGACGCTGGCGATCCAGCGCGTGCTGATGGTGCGCGTGGGAGCGCGCCTGCTCGCGCTGCCGCTGAGCAACGTGGACGAGGTGTTCGAGCTGGCGCCGGGCCAGCAGCAACAGCTCGACGGCCGCGCCGTGGCCTCGCATCGCGGTCGCGCGCTGGCGCTGGCAGACCTTGGCGGCTGGGTCGGCGTGGAAGGCCCGTCGGGCCGTCACGTGGTGGTGCTGCACATCGGCCACATGCGCCTGGGTTGCCTGGTGCACGAGGTGATCGGCCGCGAAGACGTGATGGTGAAACCGCTCGGTCCCCTGTTCGAAGGCGTGCCCGCCGTGGCGGGTGCGACGGTTACCGGCGACGGCCGTCTGGCGCTGGTGATGGATCTGGCCGGTTTGTCCGGCGCAGACGGTCAACTCCTCCCCACTCTGCGTGTGAATAGCTGA